From one Novosphingobium sp. genomic stretch:
- a CDS encoding cell wall hydrolase: protein MADIPTRSLADLPRAADFHARFSRRKPLTIARARRQHMHHAVGLRAAALSIAAVVVAASWQVQAQQHSNTFAALTGDDSAQQITPMPFERPGESFPGSAWYYLAAWDQLPGDGAQTLTPDAHNEGEPPATLTGPAGSARALIAAAAGQDHDRALQCLTSAIYYEAASEPDDGQRAVAQVVLNRVAHPSFPKTVCGVVFQGSEKSTGCQFTFTCDGALARLPNRYFWDRAQAVARAALAGYVFQPVGLATHYHTFAVHPYWDAAMNFIGQIGAHRFYRLPGPAGEGTAFRFAYAGGEPMAAPHARNGQSADMLATADPLAVERAYDASLKQAGGSPAQVQLAAASTPAEPAPAYTDDVIRRGGDKNYRASGLPGGAPGSGGVRDDYRNSGQWIASPQ from the coding sequence ATGGCTGACATCCCGACCCGCTCGCTGGCAGATCTGCCGCGCGCGGCGGATTTCCATGCCCGCTTCTCGCGCCGCAAGCCGCTGACCATCGCCCGCGCCCGCCGCCAGCATATGCATCACGCCGTGGGACTGCGCGCCGCCGCTTTGTCGATCGCCGCCGTGGTGGTGGCCGCAAGCTGGCAGGTGCAGGCCCAGCAGCACAGCAACACCTTCGCCGCCCTGACCGGCGATGACAGCGCCCAGCAGATCACCCCCATGCCCTTCGAGCGCCCCGGCGAAAGCTTCCCCGGCTCGGCCTGGTATTATCTGGCCGCGTGGGACCAACTGCCCGGCGACGGCGCGCAGACGCTGACGCCCGATGCCCACAATGAAGGTGAGCCCCCGGCCACCCTCACCGGCCCCGCCGGTTCGGCCCGCGCGCTGATCGCGGCGGCGGCAGGGCAGGATCACGACCGCGCCCTGCAATGCCTGACCAGCGCCATCTATTACGAAGCCGCCAGCGAGCCCGATGACGGCCAGCGCGCTGTGGCTCAGGTGGTGCTCAACCGCGTAGCGCATCCCAGCTTTCCCAAGACGGTCTGCGGCGTGGTCTTCCAGGGCTCGGAGAAGAGCACCGGCTGCCAGTTCACCTTCACCTGCGATGGCGCCCTTGCCCGCCTGCCCAACCGCTATTTCTGGGACCGCGCCCAGGCCGTGGCGCGCGCGGCGCTGGCCGGTTACGTCTTCCAGCCCGTGGGTCTCGCGACACATTACCATACCTTTGCCGTCCACCCTTATTGGGATGCGGCGATGAACTTTATCGGCCAGATCGGCGCGCATCGCTTCTATCGCCTGCCCGGACCTGCCGGCGAAGGCACCGCCTTCCGCTTCGCCTATGCCGGTGGCGAGCCGATGGCCGCCCCTCACGCCCGCAATGGCCAGAGCGCCGATATGCTGGCCACCGCCGATCCGCTGGCGGTGGAGCGCGCCTATGACGCCAGCCTGAAACAGGCCGGCGGCAGCCCGGCGCAGGTGCAGCTCGCGGCAGCCAGCACGCCTGCCGAACCGGCCCCGGCCTACACCGATGACGTCATCCGCCGCGGCGGCGATAAAAACTATCGCGCCTCGGGCCTGCCGGGCGGTGCTCCCGGCAGCGGGGGCGTGCGCGATGACTATCGCAACAGCGGCCAGTGGATCGCCTCTCCGCAGTAA